One segment of Rosa chinensis cultivar Old Blush chromosome 6, RchiOBHm-V2, whole genome shotgun sequence DNA contains the following:
- the LOC112168775 gene encoding uncharacterized protein LOC112168775: MEKVIYGARHVMGKRNGALHLNVMLYHGSEESRGEPLSLEWYRKAFPKLTKLTRLLKDVDLVDGRLVNINDGSIIVNGRAEHKMVAFKSLARVFVGSPLVQQTLWSNVVAWAGGRGCDPFVCFSKPREREPLVVKSMSVVGSILNITAQQRQTVRVKICPQVTQHRIWTGTLEEILNGLKCELEVVDYLCPSKGTRIGQQIVSSCLKFLADTSISYDDDSASWMRLSTAKITDSSGLRKWEDLLEMFNDLIDCLKNDRELLLYVTKLEVMKEGLSQIKDVLVDRSIGFKEVRHQESLVQKKLSKTLGHSSQCLFTLLLYYLYGHVRDIEVDLSGGLYSISDKSLCLCMGRIVTSDEETMIWSGVKQLDKALGLFKFVWETAGMEGVLQLQGHIWCVGAESRTLTYRGSTFFVHGIHV, from the coding sequence ATGGAGAAGGTGATCTATGGTGCGAGGCATGTAATGGGTAAGCGAAATGGAGCCCTGCATTTGAATGTGATGCTATATCATGGCTCAGAGGAGTCTCGTGGGGAGCCTTTGTCCCTGGAATGGTATAGAAAGGCATTTCCGAAGTTGACGAAACTGACCCGGTTGCTTAAAGATGTGGATTTGGTTGATGGGAGGCTTGTTAATATCAATGATGGTTCGATTATCGTGAATGGCCGAGCTGAACACAAAATGGTTGCTTTCAAGTCACTTGCCAGGGTCTTCGTTGGGTCTCCATTGGTTCAGCAGACGCTGTGGAGTAATGTGGTGGCGTGGGCTGGCGGCAGAGGATGTGACCCTTTTGTCTGTTTCAGTAAACCAAGGGAAAGAGAGCCCTTGGTTGTGAAGTCAATGTCTGTAGTGGGTAGCATTCTGAATATTACTGCACAGCAGAGGCAGACGGTGCGTGTGAAGATATGTCCGCAGGTCACGCAGCACCGTATATGGACCGGCACGCTTGAGGAGATACTAAATGGATTGAAATGTGAGTTGGAGGTTGTAGATTATCTGTGCCCGAGCAAAGGGACGAGGATTGGTCAGCAGATAGTTTCTAGCTGTCTGAAGTTCTTGGCTGACACATCCATTTCATATGATGATGACTCGGCTTCGTGGATGCGCCTTTCAACTGCAAAGATCACTGACTCTTCTGGTTTGCGAAAATGGGAAGACCTGCTTGAGATGTTCAATGACCTTATTGATTGTTTGAAAAACGACAGGGAGTTACTTCTTTATGTGACGAAGCTTGAGGTCATGAAAGAGGGGCTGTCTCAAATCAAGGATGTGTTGGTTGATAGAAGTATTGGATTCAAGGAAGTACGACATCAAGAAAGCCTAGTGCAGAAGAAGCTGTCCAAGACATTGGGTCATTCATCCCAGTGTTTGTTCACACTCTTGTTATATTACCTCTATGGGCATGTTAGAGATATTGAAGTAGACTTATCTGGTGGTCTTTATAGCATTAGTGACAAGAGTCTCTGTCTGTGCATGGGAAGGATTGTGACTTCAGATGAGGAGACGATGATTTGGAGTGGGGTGAAGCAGTTGGACAAGGCTCTCGGTCTTTTCAAGTTTGTATGGGAAACAGCAGGAATGGAAGGAGTTTTGCAATTGCAAGGCCATATATGGTGTGTAGGAGCCGAGAGCAGAACACTTACATATAGAGGAAGCACATTCTTTGTACATGGAATTCATGTTTGA
- the LOC112168774 gene encoding putative UPF0481 protein At3g02645: protein MEESHAKNLKNKLKGISPVSSECCIYRIPKRLRDVNEKAYTPQVVSLGPLHHGGEGLGAMEDHKMRYVKDFFERTNVNLEDCFKSLKEWEARIRSCYAVNIEYSEEELVEMILVDGIFTVEVLLRSAFPTLQQENDRIFGKPWMDRDVVYDMLMLENQLPFFILEYFYSLAHASNTIPLENDMGLSLIKLTHSFFEEKVYIRPLQEVSNKLSQYSGARIQHFVDYILKCHRPSPSELPSKRKLDTLSIPSATQLKAAGVKFMVVHDTTLFDIQFENGILKIPQLRIRGSTEVFFRNLIAYEQFELHDHYISDYVFIIDHLLDSSRDVELLARKGILESKLSDSKAVTNFISTLDLGPILFGTNFYFTELCEKLNEYYGVPWHNWKASLQQDYLSSPWAILAITIATILLVLTLAQAGLSLANITEN from the coding sequence ATGGAAGAGTCACATgctaaaaatctcaaaaataagcTGAAAGGGATATCTCCCGTATCCTCCGAGTGTTGTATCTACAGGATTCCAAAGCGACTACGTGACGTGAACGAGAAGGCTTACACACCTCAGGTGGTCTCACTAGGTCCGCTTCACCACGGAGGAGAAGGCCTAGGAGCCATGGAAGATCATAAAATGCGGTATGTGAAGGACTTCTTTGAAAGAACCAATGTAAACCTGGAGGATTGTTTCAAATCTTTGAAGGAATGGGAAGCAAGAATCCGTTCTTGTTATGCAGTAAACATTGAATATAGTGAAGAGGAGCTGGTGGAAATGATTCTGGTTGATGGAATTTTTACAGTTGAGGTCCTGCTGAGGAGTGCCTTCCCGACACTGCAACAGGAAAATGACCGGATATTTGGGAAACCATGGATGGACAGGGATGTAGTATATGACATGTTGATGCTTGAAAATCAGCTCCCATTCTTTATCCTCGAGTATTTCTATTCCTTAGCCCATGCCAGCAATACTATTCCTCTCGAAAATGATATGGGGCTTTCACTCATCAAGCTCACCCATAGCTTCTTCGAGGAAAAGGTATATATAAGGCCACTGCAAGAGGTTTCAAACAAACTCTCGCAGTATTCAGGAGCCAGAATACAACATTTTGTTGACTATATCCTGAAATGTCATCGGCCTTCACCTTCTGAGCTTCCATCCAAAAGAAAGCTCGACACTTTGAGTATACCAAGTGCGACGCAGTTGAAGGCAGCTGGAGTCAAGTTTATGGTGGTTCACGACACAACCCTATTTGACATTCAATTTGAGAATggtattctgaaaattccacagtTGCGAATACGTGGTTCGACAGAAGTTTTCTTCCGGAACCTTATTGCCTATGAGCAGTTTGAGCTCCATGATCATTACATAAGTGATTATGTATTCATCATCGACCACCTGCTTGATAGTTCCAGAGATGTGGAATTACTTGCTAGGAAAGGAATCCTTGAGTCTAAGCTATCAGATAGCAAAGCAGTGACGAATTTTATTAGCACCCTTGACTTGGGGCCGATTTTATTCGGGACAAATTTCTATTTCACCGAGCTTTGTGAAAAGCTGAATGAATACTACGGCGTCCCCTGGCACAACTGGAAGGCAAGTTTGCAACAAGATTATCTCAGTAGTCCGTGGGCCATCCTAGCTATCACGATTGCGACCATTCTACTAGTACTCACTCTCGCTCAAGCAGGGCTCTCCCTTGCGAATATTACAGAAAATTGA
- the LOC112173882 gene encoding RNA-binding protein FUS — MNRPGDWNCRSCNHLNFQRRDSCQRCGEPRPGERGGEFGSFGGGRGGGVGGSFGFTTGPDVRPGDWYCNVGNCGAHNFASRSSCFKCGASKDESSSGGGGFDGDMPRSLRGGFGFGGSGSGSGSGGSSGRSGWKSGDWICTRLGCNEHNFASRTECFRCNAPRESSTGGAVLF, encoded by the exons ATGAATAGGCCAGGAGATTGGAACTGCAGGTCATGCAACCATCTCAACTTCCAAAGGAGGGACTCATGCCAGAGGTGTGGGGAGCCAAGGCCCGGGGAGAGAGGTGGTGAATTTGGAAGCTTTGGTGGCGGAAGAGGTGGAGGTGTTGGTGGTTCGTTTGGGTTCACTACCGGCCCGGATGTCAGGCCTGGTGACTGGTACTGCAACGTGGGAAACTGTGGAGCTCATAACTTTGCCAGCCGCTCCAGCTGCTTCAAGTGTGGTGCGTCCAAGGACGAGTCCTCTAGTGGCGGTGGTGGCTTTGACGGTGACATGCCTAGGTCACTTAGAGGCGGTTTTGGATTTGGCGGCAGTGGCAGTGGCAGTGGTAGTGGTGGCAGCTCTGGTCGCTCTGGATGGAAATCCGGGGACTGGATTTGCACAAG GTTAGGGTGCAATGAGCACAACTTCGCAAGCAGGACGGAATGTTTCAGATGCAATGCTCCAAGGGAATCTAGTACCG GTGGTGCTGTACTTTTCTGA
- the LOC112171698 gene encoding UPF0481 protein At3g47200 → MEGLQNLTTKWKKLSPLSSECRIYRVPKRLRDVKEKAYTPQVVSLGPLHHGGEGLQAMEEHKLRYVKDFFERIPEVRVEDCFTYLMDREEKIRACYAVAIEFNAHKLVEIILVDAIFTFELLLKSSFDSLQDKNDCIFGKPRMSRVVIYDMMLLENQIPFFILEYFHTVYFTNRPIPWLSLFELTHKFLQNGVYIRSLGDTMKKLNHGPQEDRIHHFVDFVLKCHRPQPSELPQIKKLKTSTIPRATALHQAGVKFVNCELHDHYISDYVFFIDRLVDQSKDVELLVENNILESKLPDSEAAAAFINSLDFGPILFSRDFYFTDLCEALNAYYSVPGTSGRQA, encoded by the exons ATGGAAGGGCTACAGAATCTGACGACTAAGTGGAAAAAGCTGTCTCCCCTATCCTCTGAGTGTCGTATCTACAGAGTTCCCAAGAGGCTACGTGACGTGAAGGAGAAGGCTTACACACCTCAGGTGGTCTCACTTGGTCCGCTTCACCATGGTGGAGAAGGTCTCCAAGCCATGGAAGAACATAAATTGCGGTATGTGAAGGACTTCTTTGAACGGATCCCCGAGGTAAGAGTAGAGGATTGTTTCACATATTTGATGGATCGGGAAGAAAAGATCCGTGCATGTTATGCAGTAGCAATTGAATTTAATGCACATAAACTTGTGGAAATAATTCTGGTTGATGCCATTTTCACCTTTGAGTTGCTGCTCAAGAGCTCTTTTGATTCCCTGCAAGATAAGAATGACTGTATATTTGGGAAGCCAAGGATGTCCAGGGTCGTGATATACGACATGATGTTGCTTGAAAATCAGATCCCATTCTTCATTCTCGAGTATTTTCATACTGTATACTTCACCAACCGTCCTATTCCTTGGCTTTCCCTCTTTGAGCTTACCCATAAGTTCTTGCAGAATGGGGTATACATAAGGTCACTTGGAGATACGATGAAGAAACTCAATCATGGTCCTCAAGAAGATAGAATACAccattttgttgattttgttctaAAATGTCATCGACCTCAACCTTCTGAGCTTCCCCAAATAAAGAAACTCAAGACTTCAACCATACCACGGGCCACAGCATTACACCAGGCTGGAGTCAAGTTTGTGAAT TGTGAGCTTCATGATCACTACATCAGCGATTATGTGTTTTTCATAGATCGCCTGGTGGATCAATCCAAGGATGTGGAGCTGCTTGTTGAGAATAATATCCTTGAATCTAAACTACCAGATAGTGAAGCAGCTGCGGCCTTTATTAACTCACTTGACTTCGGGCCTATTTTGTTCAGTAGAGATTTCTACTTTACTGATCTCTGTGAGGCTCTGAATGCATACTATAGTGTCCCCGGCACAAGTGGAAGGCAAGCTTGA